In Streptomyces chartreusis NRRL 3882, the following are encoded in one genomic region:
- a CDS encoding helix-turn-helix domain-containing protein, with the protein MGERDDPGTIGRRVQRLRVEQGMTQRQLAEPVYTPAYVSTLESGRVRPSDDALRHLAGRLGVAFDELATGRSARLVTELRLRLTEAQRTFAVGEAEAAAEQYAELLVEAETQGLAGEQAAALLGLGECALETGELVAGRQYFERAEARLADAPLPARVPALRGRAVAHYLAGELRYAVYLLESTLDELNRGGLHDPDALLLLYASAIGPYMDMGAHARAAQAAEFALALAPQSGDPALVARMHRSVARTLVAEGRLAEADASLAKAAELYRGLQIRTELANCHWMRGYVYAQDGQLERAEGELREALGMLSAKRAALYSSQVAVELADVLHRRGRSDEAAALLHGVLDDLSSERGAVHSAAAHRLLGIIAEDARRTEDAEEHYVRALSLLERAGAAGDLADLCRLLGDLLRRTGRVEAALDAYRTGLGHRTAPGTTTLGPAPAQPPL; encoded by the coding sequence GTGGGGGAGCGTGACGATCCGGGGACCATCGGGCGCCGGGTGCAGCGATTGCGTGTCGAACAGGGGATGACACAGCGCCAGTTGGCGGAACCTGTGTACACCCCCGCCTATGTGTCCACCCTGGAGTCGGGACGGGTGCGGCCCTCCGACGACGCCCTGCGGCATCTCGCCGGGCGGCTCGGCGTCGCCTTCGACGAACTCGCCACGGGGCGTTCCGCGCGGCTCGTGACCGAGCTGCGGCTGCGGCTGACCGAGGCGCAGCGCACCTTCGCCGTCGGTGAGGCCGAGGCGGCGGCGGAGCAGTACGCCGAGCTGCTCGTCGAGGCCGAGACGCAGGGCCTGGCCGGGGAACAGGCCGCCGCGCTGCTCGGGCTCGGCGAGTGCGCCCTGGAGACGGGCGAGCTGGTGGCGGGCCGGCAGTACTTCGAGCGGGCCGAGGCCCGTCTCGCCGACGCGCCCTTGCCCGCCAGGGTCCCGGCGCTGCGTGGCCGGGCCGTCGCGCACTATCTCGCCGGGGAACTCCGGTACGCCGTCTACCTGCTGGAGAGCACGCTCGACGAGCTGAATCGGGGCGGCCTGCACGATCCGGACGCCCTCCTGCTGCTCTACGCCAGTGCCATCGGGCCGTACATGGACATGGGCGCGCACGCCCGCGCCGCCCAGGCGGCCGAGTTCGCCCTGGCGCTCGCCCCGCAGTCCGGCGACCCCGCCCTGGTCGCGCGCATGCACCGGTCGGTCGCCCGCACCCTGGTCGCCGAGGGCCGCCTAGCCGAGGCCGACGCCTCGCTGGCCAAGGCGGCCGAGCTGTACCGGGGCCTGCAGATCCGCACCGAACTCGCCAACTGCCACTGGATGCGCGGCTACGTCTACGCCCAGGACGGCCAACTGGAACGTGCCGAGGGCGAGTTGCGGGAGGCCCTCGGCATGCTGTCGGCCAAGCGCGCCGCCCTCTACAGCAGCCAGGTCGCCGTCGAGCTGGCCGACGTGCTGCACCGGCGCGGCAGGTCCGACGAGGCGGCGGCCCTGCTGCACGGCGTCCTCGACGACCTGTCCTCCGAGCGCGGCGCCGTCCACTCCGCCGCCGCGCACCGCCTCCTCGGCATCATCGCCGAGGACGCCCGCCGCACCGAGGACGCCGAGGAGCACTACGTCCGTGCCCTGAGCCTGCTGGAGCGGGCCGGCGCCGCGGGTGACCTGGCCGACCTGTGCCGGCTGCTGGGCGACCTGCTGCGCCGCACCGGGCGGGTGGAGGCCGCGCTGGACGCCTACCGGACGGGCCTCGGACACCGTACGGCCCCCGGCACCACCACCCTCGGGCCCGCGCCCGCACAGCCCCCTCTGTGA
- a CDS encoding glycoside hydrolase family 13 protein gives MTDRSTLDLSSRDPDWWRQAVVYQVYPRSFADADGDGLGDLRGITRRLTHLAALGVDALWLSPFYPSELADGGYDVADPRDVDPRLGTLDDFDALVAEAHRLGLKVIVDIVPNHSSHQHAWFQEALRCGPGSAARDRYVFRDGRGEHGELPPTDWQSVFGGSAWKRVPDGQWYLHLFAPEQPDLNWENQEVRADYRTTLRFWSDRGVDGFRVDVAHALVKDLSEPLRDLGAPELSREDALSTMPPGTHPFYDRDEVHEIYRDWRKILDAYRPPRMAVAEAWVPGARRALYARPDELGQAFNFEYLEAGWDADELRHVITDSLANARAAGASATWVLSNHDVVRHASRLMLPPGTDENAWLLSGGHAPAVDEAAGLRRARAATLLMLALPGSAYVYQGEELGLPEVADLPTEVLQDPIWEQTGHVRKGRDGCRVPLPWTTTGPSYGFGPGGAWLPQPPGFAAYAVEAQDGVEGSTLELYRTALRLRRKLLDGEELTWAEDTPDGVIRFDRCEGWRCVTNLSHAAVPLPAGEVLLSSAPLEDGRLGPDTTVWLGR, from the coding sequence GTGACCGATCGCTCCACCCTCGACCTGTCGTCCCGTGACCCCGACTGGTGGCGCCAGGCCGTCGTCTACCAGGTCTATCCCCGCAGCTTCGCCGACGCCGACGGCGACGGCCTCGGCGACCTGCGCGGCATCACCCGCCGCCTCACCCACCTCGCCGCCCTGGGCGTGGACGCCCTGTGGCTGAGCCCGTTCTACCCGTCCGAACTGGCCGACGGCGGCTACGACGTCGCCGACCCCAGGGACGTCGACCCGCGCCTGGGCACCCTCGACGACTTCGACGCCCTGGTCGCCGAGGCCCACCGGCTCGGTCTGAAGGTCATCGTCGACATCGTGCCCAACCACTCCTCGCACCAGCACGCCTGGTTCCAGGAGGCCCTGCGCTGCGGGCCCGGCTCGGCGGCCCGCGACCGGTACGTCTTCCGCGACGGACGCGGCGAGCACGGCGAACTCCCGCCCACCGACTGGCAGTCCGTCTTCGGCGGCAGCGCCTGGAAACGCGTGCCCGACGGCCAGTGGTACCTGCACCTGTTCGCCCCCGAGCAGCCCGACCTCAACTGGGAGAACCAGGAGGTCCGCGCCGACTACCGCACCACCCTGCGCTTCTGGTCCGACCGCGGGGTCGACGGCTTCCGGGTCGACGTGGCCCACGCCCTCGTCAAGGACCTGAGCGAACCGCTGCGCGACCTCGGCGCGCCCGAGCTGAGCCGCGAGGACGCCCTCAGCACGATGCCGCCCGGCACGCACCCGTTCTACGACCGCGACGAGGTGCACGAGATCTACCGCGACTGGCGCAAGATCCTGGACGCCTACCGCCCGCCCCGCATGGCCGTCGCCGAGGCGTGGGTGCCGGGCGCCCGGCGCGCGTTGTACGCCCGCCCGGACGAGCTCGGTCAGGCCTTCAACTTCGAGTACCTGGAGGCCGGCTGGGACGCGGACGAGCTGCGCCACGTCATCACCGACTCGCTCGCCAACGCCCGGGCGGCCGGCGCCTCGGCCACCTGGGTGCTGTCCAACCACGACGTCGTCCGCCACGCCTCGCGCCTGATGCTCCCGCCGGGCACCGACGAGAACGCCTGGCTGCTCTCCGGCGGCCACGCCCCGGCCGTCGACGAGGCGGCCGGGCTGCGCCGGGCCCGGGCGGCCACCCTGCTGATGCTGGCGCTGCCTGGTTCGGCGTACGTCTACCAGGGCGAGGAACTCGGCCTGCCCGAGGTCGCCGACCTGCCCACCGAGGTGCTCCAGGACCCGATCTGGGAGCAGACGGGACACGTCCGCAAGGGCCGCGACGGCTGCCGGGTGCCGCTGCCGTGGACGACGACCGGACCGTCGTACGGCTTCGGGCCGGGCGGCGCCTGGCTGCCGCAGCCGCCCGGCTTCGCCGCCTACGCCGTCGAGGCGCAGGACGGCGTCGAGGGCTCGACCCTGGAGCTGTACCGGACGGCCCTCAGGCTGCGCCGCAAACTGCTCGACGGCGAGGAGCTGACCTGGGCGGAGGACACCCCGGACGGTGTCATCCGGTTCGACCGCTGCGAGGGCTGGCGGTGCGTGACGAACCTGTCCCACGCGGCGGTCCCGCTGCCGGCCGGTGAGGTGCTGCTGAGCAGCGCCCCCCTGGAGGACGGCCGGCTCGGGCCGGACACGACGGTGTGGCTCGGGCGTTAG
- a CDS encoding permease has translation MTVADGLRTVLRILVHTVLGGAALIAIVTVASVLGPMLAIDLYTPPVAAWWTVFTAITVQGVPFLLLGTVVSAAIGAFVPQRVFQRLLPRRTALAVPVAGAAGVVLPGCECASVPVAGSLMRRGVAPAAALAFLLSAPAINPVVLVATSIAFPGQPEMVLGRLVASLATAVVMGWLWARFGREEWLRLPRRDTAHGPGAGPRAFVSGLQHDFLHAGGFLVVGAAAAATFDIVVPRSLLEVFTGSAWLSVLLLAVLAVVLCVCSEADAFVAASLSGFSPTARLAFMVVGPMVDLKLIALQTGTFGRSFALRFSSATWLVAVASSVLAGWWLL, from the coding sequence GTGACGGTGGCCGACGGGTTGCGGACGGTGCTGCGCATCCTCGTGCACACCGTCCTCGGCGGCGCCGCGCTGATCGCCATCGTGACGGTGGCGTCGGTGCTCGGGCCGATGCTGGCGATCGATCTGTACACCCCGCCGGTCGCGGCCTGGTGGACCGTGTTCACCGCGATCACCGTCCAGGGCGTGCCCTTCCTGCTGCTGGGCACGGTCGTGTCGGCGGCGATCGGCGCGTTCGTGCCCCAGCGGGTGTTCCAGCGGTTGTTGCCCCGCCGTACGGCGCTCGCCGTGCCGGTCGCGGGGGCGGCGGGGGTCGTCCTGCCCGGCTGCGAGTGCGCGTCCGTGCCGGTGGCGGGGAGCCTGATGCGGCGGGGTGTCGCCCCGGCCGCCGCCCTCGCCTTCCTGCTGTCCGCGCCCGCGATCAACCCCGTCGTCCTGGTGGCGACCTCCATCGCCTTCCCGGGGCAGCCGGAGATGGTCCTCGGCCGGCTGGTCGCCTCGCTCGCCACGGCCGTGGTGATGGGGTGGCTGTGGGCGCGGTTCGGGCGGGAGGAGTGGCTGCGGCTGCCGCGGCGGGACACCGCGCACGGGCCGGGCGCCGGGCCGCGTGCCTTCGTCTCCGGCCTCCAGCACGACTTCCTGCACGCGGGCGGTTTCCTCGTGGTCGGCGCGGCGGCCGCGGCGACCTTCGACATCGTCGTACCGAGGTCGCTGCTGGAGGTGTTCACCGGGTCGGCCTGGCTGTCGGTGCTGCTCCTCGCCGTCCTGGCGGTCGTGCTGTGCGTGTGCAGTGAGGCCGACGCGTTCGTGGCGGCCTCACTGAGCGGCTTCTCGCCCACCGCGCGGCTGGCGTTCATGGTGGTCGGGCCGATGGTCGACCTGAAGCTGATCGCGCTCCAGACGGGCACGTTCGGCAGGTCCTTCGCGCTGCGGTTCTCCTCCGCGACCTGGCTGGTGGCCGTCGCGAGCAGCGTCCTGGCGGGGTGGTGGCTGCTGTGA
- a CDS encoding GAF and ANTAR domain-containing protein has protein sequence MAVRPRDDPRGAPGGDPGPRRTGGGDLDLDGIRAADVIARGVRGAKPGEVPGRLCEVAVELLPVIGASVSLRSEGMPVQLSASSAHAAHLAQIQATLGDGPCQSALEDGAPVLACDLTTGRDAGRWPVFAQQATEAGVRAVYAVPLGSDAVCVGTLDLYRDSPGGLTDRQLHVARLVAGVMTVALMALPRETEAEPRDQEPWLSGLAADHDEVYQAVGMIMAQLGVGADDALARLRADAFARGCTARDVARDVIAHRRRFERY, from the coding sequence GTGGCGGTGCGGCCCAGGGACGATCCCCGAGGAGCCCCCGGTGGCGATCCCGGTCCGCGCCGCACCGGGGGCGGTGACCTGGACCTGGACGGGATCCGGGCCGCCGATGTGATCGCCAGGGGCGTGCGCGGCGCCAAGCCCGGGGAGGTCCCGGGCCGGCTGTGCGAGGTGGCGGTCGAGCTGCTGCCGGTGATCGGCGCGAGCGTGTCGCTGCGCAGCGAGGGCATGCCCGTCCAGCTGAGCGCCAGCAGCGCGCACGCCGCGCACCTGGCGCAGATCCAGGCGACGCTGGGCGACGGCCCCTGCCAGAGCGCGCTGGAGGACGGGGCGCCCGTGCTGGCCTGCGATCTGACGACCGGCCGGGACGCGGGCCGCTGGCCGGTCTTCGCCCAGCAGGCGACGGAGGCCGGGGTACGGGCGGTGTACGCGGTGCCGCTGGGCAGCGACGCGGTGTGCGTGGGCACCCTCGACCTGTACCGCGACAGCCCCGGCGGGCTCACCGACCGCCAGCTGCACGTGGCCCGGCTGGTGGCCGGAGTCATGACGGTGGCCCTGATGGCACTGCCCCGCGAGACCGAGGCGGAACCGCGGGACCAGGAGCCCTGGCTCAGCGGACTGGCCGCGGACCACGACGAGGTCTACCAGGCCGTCGGCATGATCATGGCGCAGCTCGGCGTCGGCGCCGACGACGCGCTCGCGCGGCTGCGGGCGGACGCCTTCGCGCGTGGCTGCACGGCCCGCGACGTGGCCCGCGACGTGATCGCCCACCGCAGGCGTTTCGAGCGGTACTGA
- a CDS encoding LAETG motif-containing sortase-dependent surface protein, with product MSIARRVTARRLLGTGAAALALCAASATTAFATGTPGGDGWSSGGTYKPGTGAGTETGTDRCQFSLDGSNFFDSVKVDDQNLKPTEDGKVHIKVRTAGDAATCTASLASYLAHGATFATSGEQVFVDFDTVTVKPGATDSLDIAIPDKGCFGQIDLYRGATKFDGELDAKDGFEHGELPKGPDRPVIKDKLIAAWNGGTKECELTPPPAESQPPSTPPASPSEPAEETTPPAPSEPAEPSSPPATDTDTPTPSASESTTPPAPKPNGGGGDLAETGANSSTGPIAMGAAALLAGGAVMVVVTRRKRATRS from the coding sequence ATGTCCATAGCGAGACGTGTCACCGCGCGACGCCTGCTGGGGACGGGCGCCGCGGCCCTCGCCCTCTGCGCCGCCTCCGCCACCACCGCGTTCGCCACCGGTACGCCCGGTGGTGACGGCTGGTCGTCCGGCGGCACCTACAAGCCCGGGACCGGCGCGGGCACGGAGACCGGGACCGACCGCTGCCAGTTCTCGCTCGACGGCTCCAACTTCTTCGACTCGGTGAAGGTCGACGACCAGAACCTGAAGCCGACCGAGGACGGCAAGGTCCACATCAAGGTCCGCACGGCCGGTGACGCCGCCACGTGCACGGCCTCCCTCGCCTCCTACCTCGCGCACGGCGCGACCTTCGCGACCTCCGGTGAGCAGGTGTTCGTCGACTTCGACACGGTGACGGTCAAGCCGGGCGCCACCGACTCGCTCGACATCGCCATCCCCGACAAGGGCTGCTTCGGTCAGATCGACCTCTACCGGGGCGCGACGAAGTTCGACGGCGAGCTGGACGCGAAGGACGGCTTCGAGCACGGCGAGCTGCCCAAGGGTCCCGACCGCCCGGTCATCAAGGACAAGTTGATCGCGGCCTGGAACGGCGGCACGAAGGAGTGCGAGCTCACGCCTCCGCCGGCGGAGTCGCAGCCCCCGTCCACCCCGCCCGCGAGCCCCTCGGAACCCGCCGAGGAGACGACGCCCCCGGCACCGTCGGAGCCCGCCGAGCCCTCGTCGCCCCCGGCCACGGACACCGACACCCCCACCCCGTCCGCCTCCGAGTCGACGACGCCCCCGGCCCCCAAGCCGAACGGCGGCGGCGGTGACCTCGCGGAGACCGGCGCCAACAGCAGCACGGGCCCGATCGCCATGGGCGCGGCGGCGCTCCTGGCGGGCGGCGCGGTCATGGTGGTCGTGACCCGCAGGAAGCGCGCGACGCGTTCCTGA
- a CDS encoding TIGR03943 family putative permease subunit, which yields MRRYGPAVLLALVGAAVLRVSLFSDLYLRYVQAGLRPYLLVSGVVLVLLGVGVAVLVRTGGDQEVHGEQGDHGDDGHPGEDLGGHPHGPAGPRVAWFLTLPAVALLLFPPPALGSYSAEREAAQRAARGVGTFPALPAGSPLDLTLGEFGSRAVYDSGRSLTGRTVRLTGFVTRDADGTWYVTRLLVSCCAADAGTAKAEVRGAAAPPVDTWITVTGTWHPEGGLGSAAAWPPVLDATSVRRVPQPDNPYEKR from the coding sequence GTGAGGCGCTACGGACCGGCCGTACTGCTCGCGCTCGTCGGCGCGGCGGTCCTGCGGGTGTCGCTCTTCAGCGACCTGTACCTGCGGTATGTGCAGGCCGGGTTGCGGCCGTACCTGCTGGTGTCCGGGGTGGTGCTGGTGCTGCTCGGGGTGGGGGTGGCGGTGCTGGTTCGGACCGGTGGGGACCAGGAGGTGCATGGGGAGCAGGGGGATCACGGGGATGACGGGCATCCAGGGGAGGACCTCGGCGGGCATCCGCACGGCCCCGCCGGTCCCCGCGTCGCCTGGTTCCTCACCCTGCCCGCCGTGGCCCTGCTGCTGTTCCCGCCGCCCGCCCTCGGCTCCTACAGCGCCGAGCGCGAGGCCGCCCAGCGTGCGGCCCGGGGCGTCGGCACCTTCCCGGCCCTGCCCGCCGGGAGCCCCCTCGACCTCACCCTCGGGGAGTTCGGCTCCCGCGCGGTCTACGACAGCGGCCGTTCCCTGACGGGACGCACGGTCCGGCTCACCGGCTTCGTCACCCGCGACGCCGACGGCACCTGGTACGTCACCCGCCTCCTCGTCTCCTGCTGCGCCGCCGACGCCGGCACCGCCAAGGCCGAGGTGCGCGGGGCCGCCGCCCCGCCCGTCGACACCTGGATCACGGTCACCGGCACTTGGCACCCGGAGGGCGGGCTGGGCTCGGCCGCCGCCTGGCCGCCGGTCCTCGACGCCACCTCCGTACGCCGGGTACCGCAGCCGGACAACCCGTACGAGAAGCGCTGA
- a CDS encoding Ig-like domain-containing protein — protein sequence MNRSSKTAAVAGTVVAGVLAFPGPPAAALGGELWGTATIAPGREGILDIAGSAAAAPGATVTLTAPRGTRVTATPLDAPGYLGRVAADGRSGTYTVTGAAAQSWQGRTFPFVLAVPADAVPGTRLRDCVLRITDADGVRQAAGRCAVTVGLAGPTLTRPLSGVPLDVRPQIAGTAHPGARVTVRDKDDREACATTAAADGTWTCTPRPALPAGANRLQAVATLNGVSAVSEQIDISVADTGARQ from the coding sequence ATGAACAGGTCCAGCAAGACAGCAGCCGTGGCGGGGACCGTGGTCGCCGGAGTGCTCGCGTTCCCCGGCCCGCCTGCGGCGGCCCTGGGCGGTGAGCTGTGGGGCACCGCGACCATCGCACCCGGCCGGGAGGGCATCCTCGACATCGCCGGCTCCGCGGCAGCGGCGCCGGGCGCCACGGTGACGCTGACGGCGCCCCGGGGCACCCGCGTGACGGCCACGCCCCTCGACGCGCCCGGCTATCTCGGCCGGGTCGCCGCCGACGGCCGCAGCGGGACGTACACCGTCACGGGCGCGGCCGCGCAGTCATGGCAGGGACGTACGTTCCCCTTCGTGCTCGCGGTCCCCGCGGACGCCGTGCCCGGCACGCGGCTGCGCGACTGCGTCCTGCGGATCACCGACGCGGACGGCGTGCGGCAGGCGGCCGGCCGGTGTGCCGTGACCGTGGGCCTGGCCGGGCCGACGCTGACCCGCCCGCTGTCCGGCGTGCCGCTGGACGTCCGGCCGCAGATCGCGGGCACGGCCCACCCGGGCGCCCGGGTCACTGTCCGCGACAAGGACGACCGCGAGGCCTGCGCGACCACCGCCGCCGCCGACGGCACCTGGACCTGCACCCCGCGTCCGGCGCTGCCGGCGGGCGCCAACCGGCTCCAGGCGGTCGCCACCCTGAACGGGGTGAGCGCCGTGAGCGAGCAGATCGACATCTCGGTGGCGGACACCGGCGCCCGTCAGTAG
- the thrS gene encoding threonine--tRNA ligase, with product MPRASSRGARLRPEEPTMHDHRRLGRELNLFDTDPLMGAGLPYWLPDGAIVRHTLEEYIREAEQRAGYRHVYSPVLGKRELYEISGHWDHYSEDMFPPMDLGSEQVLLRPSLCPHHALIFRSRSHSYRELPLRMAELGGMYRSELSGVLGGLTRVRAITLNDAHIFCTLEQAVEEARAALELIGRAYADLGIRAVRHRLSLPGEGGKYVADPDLWRRATALLRDVLDGSGIPYEAAEGEAAFYGPKIDVQIADPAGREATLSTVQIDFHQPERFDLHYIGADGAKHRPVMVHRSIIGSVERAVAHLVEAHGGAFPPWLAPVQLVVLPVGDEQAGHAHELVGRARELGLRAEVSGPEQGTLAARIRAARLVPYQAVIGGREAEADQVAPRLRDGRRLGGLPAAAFLRSVADRVAARGTELWEAA from the coding sequence GTGCCCCGGGCTTCGTCGCGTGGTGCTCGCCTCCGACCCGAGGAGCCCACCATGCACGACCACCGACGGCTCGGCCGTGAACTGAACCTCTTCGACACCGACCCGCTGATGGGCGCGGGGCTGCCGTACTGGCTGCCCGACGGCGCGATCGTGCGGCACACCCTGGAGGAGTACATCCGCGAGGCGGAACAGCGGGCCGGCTACCGGCACGTGTACTCGCCCGTCCTCGGCAAACGCGAGCTGTACGAGATCTCCGGGCACTGGGACCACTACAGCGAGGACATGTTCCCGCCGATGGACCTCGGTTCGGAACAGGTCCTGCTGCGCCCGAGCCTGTGCCCGCACCACGCCCTGATCTTCCGCTCCCGCTCCCACAGCTACCGCGAACTTCCCCTCCGGATGGCGGAGTTGGGCGGCATGTACCGCTCGGAGCTGTCCGGCGTCCTCGGCGGCCTGACCCGGGTGAGGGCCATCACCCTCAACGACGCGCACATCTTCTGCACCCTGGAGCAGGCCGTCGAGGAGGCGCGTGCCGCGCTGGAGTTGATCGGCCGGGCCTACGCGGACCTGGGCATCCGGGCGGTCCGCCACCGCCTCTCACTGCCCGGCGAGGGCGGCAAGTACGTGGCGGACCCGGACCTGTGGCGGCGGGCCACCGCCCTGCTGCGCGACGTCCTGGACGGCTCCGGCATCCCCTACGAGGCCGCCGAGGGCGAGGCGGCCTTCTACGGCCCGAAGATCGACGTGCAGATCGCCGACCCGGCCGGGCGGGAGGCCACCCTCTCCACCGTCCAGATCGACTTCCACCAGCCCGAACGCTTCGACCTGCACTACATCGGCGCCGACGGGGCGAAGCACCGCCCGGTCATGGTGCACCGCAGCATCATCGGCAGTGTGGAGCGCGCGGTCGCCCACCTCGTCGAGGCCCACGGCGGGGCCTTCCCGCCCTGGCTGGCCCCGGTGCAGCTGGTGGTGCTCCCGGTCGGGGACGAACAGGCGGGCCATGCCCACGAACTCGTGGGCCGCGCCCGTGAACTCGGCCTGCGCGCCGAGGTCTCCGGCCCCGAGCAGGGCACCCTCGCCGCTCGCATCCGCGCGGCTCGACTGGTCCCGTACCAGGCGGTGATCGGTGGCCGGGAGGCCGAAGCGGACCAGGTGGCACCGCGCCTGCGGGACGGGCGGCGGCTGGGGGGCCTGCCTGCCGCCGCGTTCCTGCGGAGTGTCGCGGACCGGGTGGCGGCTCGCGGCACCGAGTTGTGGGAGGCGGCGTAG
- a CDS encoding DUF6479 family protein: MTTATYEALAASSDHAVAVTLAFIGGAVIALALIWAVRVGMRVMDTDTHHPGPEEQPHLPDGGPVREMREMREPDEMPVVTRDGKRLLPHELHHASTRTGKDQKPRRWLPGSSGSFGGGGLGHT, from the coding sequence ATGACTACGGCAACGTACGAAGCGCTGGCGGCGTCGTCAGATCACGCGGTCGCCGTGACCCTCGCCTTCATCGGCGGGGCCGTCATCGCCCTCGCGCTGATCTGGGCGGTGCGGGTCGGGATGCGGGTCATGGACACGGACACGCACCACCCCGGCCCCGAGGAGCAGCCGCACCTCCCGGACGGCGGGCCGGTCCGTGAGATGCGGGAGATGCGGGAGCCCGACGAGATGCCGGTCGTGACGCGCGACGGCAAGCGGCTCCTGCCCCATGAGCTGCACCACGCGAGCACCAGGACGGGCAAGGACCAAAAGCCCCGCCGCTGGCTGCCCGGATCCAGCGGCTCCTTCGGCGGCGGCGGCCTCGGCCACACGTGA
- a CDS encoding nucleoside hydrolase, with amino-acid sequence MTDGQPIPVIIDCDTGVDDALALLFAVRHPALDVRAITCVAGNTDVDGVVRNTLTVLEVAGAGDIPVARGAERPLIEPVRTARHVHGQDGMGDLGLPAPTRVPVDVDAVTLLRREILASPRPVTLIPMAPLTNIALLLRTHPEVTGNIERIVFMGGAVATGNATPVAEFNVWHDPEAAAVLLTAGVPITMYGLDVFKKVLVPAADVQRLRAGTDPSLRLAGELLAHRDPATSGDPTPTGGLGDAGAVCAVVDPGGLTTERLPVEVALAPGPGRGQTIVDRRPLPGESEIHEGTRAQPLVDVALDVDVERYVKLWLTAVEGA; translated from the coding sequence GTGACGGACGGTCAGCCCATTCCGGTGATCATCGACTGCGACACCGGCGTCGACGACGCCCTCGCCCTGCTGTTCGCCGTACGGCACCCGGCGCTCGACGTGCGGGCGATCACCTGTGTGGCCGGCAACACGGACGTGGACGGCGTGGTCCGCAACACCCTGACCGTGCTGGAGGTGGCCGGGGCCGGTGACATTCCCGTCGCCCGGGGCGCCGAGCGTCCGTTGATCGAACCCGTGCGGACGGCGCGGCACGTGCACGGGCAGGACGGGATGGGGGACCTGGGGCTGCCCGCGCCGACCCGGGTGCCGGTGGACGTGGACGCGGTGACGCTGCTGAGGCGCGAGATCCTCGCCTCGCCGAGGCCGGTCACGCTGATTCCCATGGCGCCCCTGACGAACATCGCGCTGCTGCTGCGGACCCACCCCGAGGTGACCGGCAACATCGAGCGGATCGTGTTCATGGGCGGCGCGGTGGCGACGGGGAACGCCACGCCGGTCGCGGAGTTCAACGTGTGGCACGACCCGGAGGCGGCGGCGGTGCTGCTCACGGCCGGGGTGCCGATCACGATGTACGGGCTGGACGTGTTCAAGAAGGTCCTGGTGCCGGCGGCCGATGTCCAACGCCTGCGCGCCGGCACGGACCCCAGCCTCCGCCTGGCCGGTGAACTCCTCGCCCACCGCGACCCGGCCACCTCGGGGGACCCCACCCCGACGGGTGGTCTCGGCGACGCGGGCGCGGTGTGCGCGGTGGTCGACCCGGGCGGCCTGACCACCGAGCGGCTGCCGGTCGAGGTCGCCCTGGCCCCCGGGCCCGGCCGCGGCCAGACCATCGTCGACCGCCGCCCGCTCCCCGGCGAGTCCGAGATCCACGAGGGAACCCGCGCCCAGCCCCTGGTGGACGTGGCGCTGGACGTCGACGTGGAGCGGTACGTGAAGCTGTGGCTGACGGCGGTGGAAGGGGCCTAG